A genomic stretch from Diprion similis isolate iyDipSimi1 chromosome 1, iyDipSimi1.1, whole genome shotgun sequence includes:
- the LOC124404816 gene encoding mediator of RNA polymerase II transcription subunit 4 isoform X2 encodes MASNRSTREVLLSLVDDMELIAKELIENTIAQKHLKLSSSEHAQLTELLVAKDNELNSTLKLASEQAKINQKMDSLKAEVERQDQDIQQLQRQLKEAEQILATAIYQAKQKLQSISRANKRPVPSEELIKFAHRISASNAVCAPLTWQQGDPRRPYPTDIEMRLGVLGRLSDLPLNGQMIGSHPGIPAELHRAGHPAEPPVSQANQFAWHPSGEIHMSVGGQGSVAMNTHKQETEDVEVMSTDSSSSSSSDSQ; translated from the exons ATGGCATCAAATCGCAGCACACGTGAAGTATTATTATCTCTTGTTGATGACATGGAGTTAATAGCCAA AGAGCTAATCGAGAATACGATAGCGCAGAAGCATTTGAAACTATCCAGCAGCGAGCACGCTCAACTGACAGAGTTATTAGTTGCCAAAGACAATGAGCTAAATTCGACTTTGAAACTGGCATCGGAACAGGcaaaaataaatcagaaaatGGATTCATTAAAGGCAGAGGTCGAGAGGCAGGATCAAGATATTCAACAATTACAACGTCAGCTGAAAGAAGCTGAGCAAATACTTGCCACTGCTATATACCAGGCCAAACAAAAACTCCAGTCTATATCTCGGGCCAATAAGAGGCCTGTTCCTTCTGAAGAACTCATTAAATTTGCTCATCGGATTAGTGCATCTAATGCAGTTTGTGCTCCATTAACGTGGCAGCAAGGGGATCCACGCCGACCATATCCAACAG ATATTGAGATGAGGCTGGGCGTCCTGGGGCGACTCAGCGACCTTCCACTCAATGGGCAAATGATCGGATCTCATCCGGGCATTCCAGCCGAATTGCATCGAGCTGGACATCCAGCAG AGCCTCCAGTATCTCAGGCAAACCAATTTGCCTGGCACCCATCAGGAGAGATCCACATGTCCGTAGGTGGACAAGGCAGTGTAGCAATGAATACTCATAAACAAGAAACGGAAGACGTTGAAGTAATGTCGACAGATTCATCCAGCAGCTCCTCGAGTGATTCCCAATGA
- the LOC124404816 gene encoding mediator of RNA polymerase II transcription subunit 4 isoform X1, translated as MASNRSTREVLLSLVDDMELIAKELIENTIAQKHLKLSSSEHAQLTELLVAKDNELNSTLKLASEQAKINQKMDSLKAEVERQDQDIQQLQRQLKEAEQILATAIYQAKQKLQSISRANKRPVPSEELIKFAHRISASNAVCAPLTWQQGDPRRPYPTDIEMRLGVLGRLSDLPLNGQMIGSHPGIPAELHRAGHPAGEPPVSQANQFAWHPSGEIHMSVGGQGSVAMNTHKQETEDVEVMSTDSSSSSSSDSQ; from the exons ATGGCATCAAATCGCAGCACACGTGAAGTATTATTATCTCTTGTTGATGACATGGAGTTAATAGCCAA AGAGCTAATCGAGAATACGATAGCGCAGAAGCATTTGAAACTATCCAGCAGCGAGCACGCTCAACTGACAGAGTTATTAGTTGCCAAAGACAATGAGCTAAATTCGACTTTGAAACTGGCATCGGAACAGGcaaaaataaatcagaaaatGGATTCATTAAAGGCAGAGGTCGAGAGGCAGGATCAAGATATTCAACAATTACAACGTCAGCTGAAAGAAGCTGAGCAAATACTTGCCACTGCTATATACCAGGCCAAACAAAAACTCCAGTCTATATCTCGGGCCAATAAGAGGCCTGTTCCTTCTGAAGAACTCATTAAATTTGCTCATCGGATTAGTGCATCTAATGCAGTTTGTGCTCCATTAACGTGGCAGCAAGGGGATCCACGCCGACCATATCCAACAG ATATTGAGATGAGGCTGGGCGTCCTGGGGCGACTCAGCGACCTTCCACTCAATGGGCAAATGATCGGATCTCATCCGGGCATTCCAGCCGAATTGCATCGAGCTGGACATCCAGCAGGTG AGCCTCCAGTATCTCAGGCAAACCAATTTGCCTGGCACCCATCAGGAGAGATCCACATGTCCGTAGGTGGACAAGGCAGTGTAGCAATGAATACTCATAAACAAGAAACGGAAGACGTTGAAGTAATGTCGACAGATTCATCCAGCAGCTCCTCGAGTGATTCCCAATGA
- the LOC124404831 gene encoding SAC3 domain-containing protein 1 isoform X1, translating into MTDFIVGTCLFMCPEKERWMREREGLLHAFEVDEKTKHLKRPKADPSKTVKCFSRPAAGQLMPDTSELRPASVLLSTIRYLFTNIVTRVDYDWVMIYDFVFDRLRAIRQEVVIQRIRGPQSVQILEPIVRFHVFAGQR; encoded by the exons ATGACTGACTTTATAGTTGGGACGTGTTTATTTATGTGCccggagaaagagagatggaT gagggagagagagggctTACTGCATGCCTTCGAAGTTGACGAGAAAACAAAACATCTAAAACGACCAAAAGCAGATCCTTCAAAGACTGTAAAATGCTTTAGTCGACCTGCAGCAGGGCAGCTCATGCCAGATACAAGTGAACTTCGACCGGCTTCTGTTCTATTATCGACTATCAGATATTTGTTCACCAA tatTGTTACGCGAGTCGATTATGACTGGGTAATGATTTATGATTTTGTATTTGATCGACTGAGAGCTATTAGACAGGAAGTTGTTATTCAAAGAATACGAGGACCTCAAAGTGTTCAAATCCTAGAGCCAATTGTTCGATTTCATGTTTTCGCAGGCCAAAG GTAA
- the LOC124404831 gene encoding SAC3 domain-containing protein 1 isoform X2, translating into MTDFIVGTCLFMCPEKERWMREREGLLHAFEVDEKTKHLKRPKADPSKTVKCFSRPAAGQLMPDTSELRPASVLLSTIRYLFTNIVTRVDYDWVMIYDFVFDRLRAIRQEVVIQRIRGPQSVQILEPIVRFHVFAGQR; encoded by the exons ATGACTGACTTTATAGTTGGGACGTGTTTATTTATGTGCccggagaaagagagatggaT gagggagagagagggctTACTGCATGCCTTCGAAGTTGACGAGAAAACAAAACATCTAAAACGACCAAAAGCAGATCCTTCAAAGACTGTAAAATGCTTTAGTCGACCTGCAGCAGGGCAGCTCATGCCAGATACAAGTGAACTTCGACCGGCTTCTGTTCTATTATCGACTATCAGATATTTGTTCACCAA tatTGTTACGCGAGTCGATTATGACTGGGTAATGATTTATGATTTTGTATTTGATCGACTGAGAGCTATTAGACAGGAAGTTGTTATTCAAAGAATACGAGGACCTCAAAGTGTTCAAATCCTAGAGCCAATTGTTCGATTTCATGTTTTCGCAGGCCAAAG ATAA
- the LOC124404795 gene encoding uncharacterized protein LOC124404795 — MENSCLKQETYPLLSPVMESELLLEPWPLLKNSKGSTPMVSTPSFWREEFQDLRDWCVDPQSISRSNISRSPQGQRDYPTGEDITTKISGVKDNYYNLSNIKSEFGESTGIGDSWTVENNIESIGMSFERSQPLGQDQFNTTMDISNVWMDLTPATNTDEQQAATSTKFIPNINKSIPDSSFQMIGENFDNWFPITTNVNDFSRNDLVNINQSNYDPTTLDSYQSTSANSTVQEQETQLLADGLLTTDLEFESFDLLSYVCEESGQSLMNKSKTTTLEIVEPSQVVNTNKRKSSKENKSVQVKAKTEPVVPPLKISLKATKPPIKKRRISKDVDQESGNYTDSDSDSQTSDYSYRELREKNNKASRKSRINKKVKEAEMMKKANDLEKANAILKMKAKELERLVIAMRKTLLQLALKKES, encoded by the exons ATGGAAAATTCATGTTTGAAACAGGAAACTTATCCATTACTGAGCCCAGTGATGGAATCAGAATTGCTACTCGAACCCTGGCCCCTcctaaaaaattccaaaggcaGTACTCCCATGGTTTCTACCCCCTCGTTTTGGAgagaagaatttcaggaccTAAGAGATTGGTGCGTGGACCCGCAAAGTATAAGCCGGTCCAATATATCACGTTCTCCGCAAGGACAACGCGATTATCCTACAGGTGAAGATATTACGACGAAGATTTCAG GTGTGAAAGATAATTACTACAATTTATCTAATATAAAATCAGAATTTGGAGAAAGCACGGGAATAGGTGACAGCTGGACTGTAGAAAATAACATCGAATCTATAGGGATGTCCTTCGAACGGTCCCAGCCCTTAGGGCAAGACCAATTTAATACCACAATGGACATATCCAATGTTTGGATGGATCTGACGCCAGCAACGAATACAGATGAACAGCAAGCTGCAACTAGTACAAAGTTTATCCCAAATATAAACAAAAGCATACCAGATTCAAGCTTTCAAATGATAGGAGAAAACTTCGATAACTGGTTTCCAATCACCACAAATGTTAACGACTTTTCACGCAACGATTTAGTAAACATTAATCAATCTAACTATGATCCTACAACCTTAGACAGTTATCAATCAACTTCTGCTAATTCCACTGTTCAAGAACAAGAAACGCAATTACTGGCAGATGGTTTATTAACAACAGATCTTGAATTCGAATCATTCGATCTGTTGTCATATGTTTGCGAA GAAAGCGGACAATCACTCATGAACAAATCAAAAACCACCACATTAGAAATTGTCGAGCCATCGCAAGTTGTGAATACTAACAAACGCAAGTCGAGCAAGGAAAATAAATCCGTTCAAGTCAAAGCAAAAACTGAACCTGTTGTACCACCACTCAAGATTAGTTTAAAAGCTACAAAACCGCcaataaaaaaacgaaggatATCTAAAGATGTAGATCAAGAAAGTGGAAATTACACAGACAGCGACTCAGATTCACAGACATCAGATTATAGCTACAGAGAATTAcgcgaaaaaaataacaaagctTCGAGAAAGTCTAGAATCAACAAAAAAGTCAAAGAAGCAGAAATGATGAAGAAAGCAAACGATTTGGAAAAAGCTAacgcaattttgaaaatgaaagcaAAAGAATTGGAAAGACTAGTAATAGCCATGCGGAAAACGTTGCTGCAACTTGCATTGAAGAAGGAATCCTAG